A DNA window from Bacillus carboniphilus contains the following coding sequences:
- a CDS encoding ABC transporter ATP-binding protein has protein sequence MKTGKRLVQYALNFKGMIIAALLMLSVSVGAELMGPFIAKKLIDNHIIGIESPWHETTAGKEAVEYNGSYYKREAYFEPGEEKGEAARILQVNRDFIFVPSSVEFDGKRSFEDGQLTITNGDRSQSYPATELSTGQVMAFYQPEIPKIMVLIGAYFGLLVVASFFQYGQRYYLQNAANRIIQKMRNDVFQHISRLPIQYFDNLPAGKVVSRITNDTEAIRELYVAVLANFFTSIIYIIGVFIGLFILNPTLASWCLLLVPILVIWMRLYRKFASVYNHVIRSKVSEINGKLNESIHGMTIIQAFKREKETRDEFEALNKEHFTFQNKMLNLDSLTGHNLTWVLRNLVFVGFIWHFGGQSLGVGSVVSLGVLYAFVDYITRLFEPVNGIVNQLANLEQALVAGERVFKLMDEEGIPVSDEDMPRVKGHVEFDHVSFAYKEEEYVLKDIDFEAKPGQTVALVGHTGSGKSSILNLLFRFYDCQKGAIKIDGVDVKDIPQQTLRKHMAIVLQDPFLFTGTVASNIGMDDAKISRERMEQALKAVGGEKILKHLEKGLDEPVVEKGSTLSSGQRQLISFARALAFDPAILVLDEATSNIDTETEAMIQEAMDVLSKGRTTFIIAHRLSTIKNADLILVLDRGQVVERGNHEELMEHGGKYYQMYQLQKGQKNSMVV, from the coding sequence ATGAAAACAGGTAAACGATTAGTTCAATATGCGTTAAATTTTAAAGGTATGATTATTGCTGCACTTTTAATGCTGTCAGTGTCAGTTGGAGCCGAGCTAATGGGACCATTTATAGCGAAAAAACTCATTGATAATCACATTATCGGCATTGAATCACCATGGCATGAAACAACAGCAGGGAAGGAAGCTGTTGAATACAATGGAAGTTACTATAAACGTGAAGCATACTTTGAACCTGGTGAGGAGAAGGGCGAAGCGGCCCGCATTCTTCAGGTCAATCGAGATTTTATCTTTGTTCCTTCAAGCGTCGAATTTGATGGGAAAAGAAGTTTTGAGGACGGACAATTAACCATCACAAATGGGGATCGATCTCAAAGTTATCCAGCTACGGAGCTAAGTACTGGGCAAGTTATGGCTTTTTATCAGCCGGAGATTCCTAAAATTATGGTCTTGATTGGAGCCTATTTCGGATTGTTAGTAGTTGCATCCTTTTTCCAATACGGTCAGCGATACTACTTACAGAATGCTGCCAACCGTATTATTCAAAAGATGAGAAATGATGTATTCCAGCATATCTCCCGTCTCCCGATTCAATATTTTGACAATCTACCGGCGGGGAAAGTTGTGTCACGAATTACAAATGATACAGAGGCTATTCGCGAACTGTATGTTGCGGTTTTGGCTAACTTCTTTACGAGTATCATTTATATCATTGGAGTGTTTATCGGTTTATTCATCTTAAATCCAACATTAGCTTCATGGTGTCTATTGTTAGTGCCGATTTTAGTGATTTGGATGAGGCTATACCGAAAATTTGCTTCTGTCTATAACCATGTCATCCGTTCAAAAGTGAGTGAGATTAACGGGAAGCTAAACGAGTCCATTCACGGGATGACCATTATTCAAGCTTTTAAAAGAGAAAAAGAGACGAGAGATGAGTTCGAAGCTTTGAATAAAGAGCATTTTACCTTCCAGAATAAGATGCTTAACCTAGATTCCTTGACAGGACATAATTTGACCTGGGTTTTACGAAATCTTGTGTTTGTCGGCTTCATTTGGCACTTTGGGGGGCAATCTCTCGGAGTTGGAAGCGTAGTTTCACTAGGTGTTTTGTATGCATTTGTTGACTATATTACTCGTTTGTTTGAGCCAGTCAACGGAATTGTGAATCAACTGGCCAACCTTGAGCAGGCACTCGTTGCAGGTGAACGAGTTTTTAAGCTGATGGATGAAGAAGGAATTCCGGTCAGCGATGAAGATATGCCACGTGTGAAGGGGCATGTTGAGTTTGACCATGTTTCTTTTGCTTATAAAGAAGAGGAATATGTATTAAAAGATATCGACTTTGAAGCAAAACCAGGGCAAACCGTAGCATTAGTCGGGCATACGGGATCTGGAAAAAGTTCAATTTTGAACCTGTTATTCCGTTTTTATGACTGCCAAAAAGGAGCTATCAAGATAGACGGAGTAGATGTGAAAGATATTCCACAACAAACACTGAGAAAACATATGGCCATTGTTCTCCAAGACCCATTCTTGTTTACAGGAACGGTTGCATCCAACATCGGAATGGACGATGCAAAGATTTCGCGTGAAAGAATGGAGCAGGCTTTGAAAGCAGTAGGTGGCGAAAAGATATTGAAGCATCTTGAAAAGGGGCTCGATGAACCGGTAGTTGAAAAAGGAAGCACTTTGTCCTCTGGTCAACGTCAATTAATCAGTTTTGCACGTGCTTTGGCATTTGACCCAGCTATCCTGGTATTGGATGAAGCGACATCCAATATCGATACAGAAACCGAAGCTATGATTCAAGAAGCCATGGATGTACTAAGTAAAGGTAGAACGACATTTATCATTGCTCACCGTTTATCTACGATTAAAAATGCGGACCTTATTTTGGTGTTAGACCGCGGGCAGGTTGTTGAACGTGGTAACCATGAAGAACTCATGGAGCATGGTGGGAAGTACTATCAAATGTATCAGTTGCAAAAAGGTCAGAAGAATTCGATGGTGGTTTAG
- the fumC gene encoding class II fumarate hydratase: MEYRIEKDTLGEVKVPKDKRWGAQTQRSIQNFAIGNETMPKEVIMAFAQLKKAAAIVNYQYGKLSSEKKDAITAACDEILEGKHDDQFPLKVWQTGSGTQSNMNTNEVIAYIANQSLKQQTVHPNDDVNMSQSSNDTFPTAMHIAAFQSVQEKLIPAIEEMIQTLQKKEDQFRTLVKIGRTHLQDATPLTLGQEISGWRAMLEKSKKMIKESMDHTLDLAIGGTAVGTGINAEPDFGDRVADVLKTNMGIPFRSSANKFHALTSHDELVYAHGALKALAADFMKIANDIRWLASGPRSGIGELTIPANEPGSSIMPGKVNPTQSEAVTMVCSQVFGNDVTIGFAASQGNFELNVFKPVIIYNFLQTVQLLSDSMKSFHDKCLVGLVANEEKIERYLHDSLMLVTALNPHIGYEKAAEIAKKAFNDNTTLKESALALGYLTEEQFNEWVDPKKMVRF, translated from the coding sequence ATGGAATATCGGATTGAGAAAGACACTTTAGGTGAAGTGAAGGTTCCCAAGGATAAGCGGTGGGGAGCGCAGACACAGAGGAGTATACAGAACTTTGCTATTGGGAATGAAACTATGCCAAAAGAGGTGATCATGGCTTTTGCTCAGCTGAAGAAGGCGGCAGCTATCGTGAATTATCAATACGGTAAGCTTTCATCGGAAAAGAAAGACGCGATTACAGCAGCCTGTGACGAAATTTTAGAGGGAAAGCATGATGATCAGTTTCCATTGAAGGTGTGGCAAACGGGCAGTGGGACTCAATCGAATATGAATACAAATGAAGTGATTGCCTATATTGCTAACCAATCTCTTAAACAACAAACAGTTCATCCGAACGATGATGTGAACATGTCACAAAGCTCCAATGATACGTTTCCAACCGCTATGCATATCGCAGCTTTCCAGAGTGTTCAAGAAAAGTTAATTCCGGCTATAGAGGAAATGATCCAGACCCTACAAAAAAAGGAAGATCAATTTCGAACTTTGGTCAAAATCGGCCGAACACATCTGCAAGACGCAACACCGTTAACGCTTGGTCAAGAGATTAGTGGTTGGCGGGCGATGCTTGAAAAATCAAAAAAGATGATAAAAGAAAGCATGGATCATACGCTGGATTTGGCGATTGGTGGTACAGCTGTCGGGACTGGGATCAATGCAGAACCTGATTTTGGTGACCGAGTGGCGGATGTGCTTAAAACGAACATGGGAATCCCATTCCGATCATCAGCCAATAAGTTTCATGCCTTAACATCACATGACGAACTTGTTTATGCCCATGGTGCCTTAAAAGCACTGGCTGCTGATTTTATGAAGATAGCGAATGATATTAGGTGGTTAGCGAGTGGACCGAGAAGTGGGATTGGTGAATTAACGATTCCGGCCAATGAACCTGGGAGCTCGATTATGCCTGGGAAGGTAAATCCAACCCAAAGCGAAGCAGTAACGATGGTTTGTAGTCAAGTATTCGGAAATGATGTCACCATTGGGTTTGCCGCAAGCCAAGGGAATTTTGAATTAAATGTATTTAAACCAGTGATTATCTATAATTTCCTTCAAACGGTTCAGCTTCTATCGGATAGTATGAAGTCCTTCCATGATAAGTGTTTAGTTGGATTGGTAGCCAACGAGGAAAAAATAGAACGGTATCTACATGATTCTTTGATGTTGGTTACAGCATTAAACCCTCATATTGGCTATGAAAAAGCCGCTGAAATTGCGAAAAAGGCGTTTAATGACAACACTACGCTAAAGGAGTCTGCATTAGCCTTAGGGTACTTGACAGAGGAACAGTTCAACGAATGGGTGGATCCTAAGAAAATGGTCCGTTTTTAA
- a CDS encoding nuclease-related domain-containing protein, translated as MQDLKPLVPSDELRIYRVLDGRNSLSEKDKQQLWKLERGFEGEMEFSRLVMERDIEGILLNDLLYEYKGSLFQVDKLLLINNSILLLDIKNHEDDYIIKEGKWHNERTGQDIRNPVEQLNRCETLLTNLLQDLGNKNALESSLVFVNPEFFLYNAPVDQPIIFPSQINRFLNKLQKKSLSVKKSQFILAEKLISLCKKENPFTRVPPYNFEELKKGVLCERCRRFMRKLRGRTLVCDGCGSLERVESAIVRGVKEFVLLFPEKKVTTNHIYEWCKVVESKHTIRRVLSEHFEVVGKWKSTHFIEKMEE; from the coding sequence ATGCAAGATTTGAAGCCGTTGGTACCGTCTGATGAGTTGAGGATCTATCGGGTATTGGATGGAAGAAACTCATTGTCAGAAAAGGACAAACAGCAGCTATGGAAGTTGGAGAGAGGTTTTGAAGGAGAGATGGAATTTAGTAGGTTGGTAATGGAGCGGGACATCGAAGGTATTTTACTGAATGACTTGCTTTATGAGTACAAGGGCTCCCTTTTTCAAGTGGACAAGCTCTTACTTATTAACAATTCCATTCTGCTGCTAGATATTAAGAATCATGAAGACGACTATATTATTAAAGAGGGGAAGTGGCATAATGAAAGGACTGGTCAAGACATAAGGAATCCAGTAGAGCAGTTAAACAGATGTGAGACATTATTGACTAACCTCTTGCAAGACCTCGGAAATAAAAATGCCCTCGAAAGTTCATTAGTCTTTGTAAATCCAGAATTTTTTTTATACAACGCCCCAGTTGACCAACCGATTATATTCCCTTCACAGATTAACCGCTTTTTAAATAAACTTCAGAAGAAATCATTGAGTGTGAAAAAATCCCAATTTATTTTAGCAGAAAAGTTGATATCTCTCTGTAAAAAAGAAAATCCTTTTACGCGTGTTCCACCATACAATTTTGAGGAGTTGAAAAAAGGGGTTTTATGTGAGAGGTGTAGGAGGTTTATGAGGAAGTTGAGGGGGAGGACTTTGGTTTGTGATGGGTGTGGCTCTTTGGAGAGGGTGGAGAGTGCTATTGTTCGAGGTGTAAAAGAATTTGTGTTGTTGTTCCCTGAGAAAAAAGTAACCACCAATCATATTTATGAATGGTGTAAAGTAGTTGAATCTAAGCATACTATTCGAAGGGTTTTGTCGGAGCATTTTGAAGTAGTTGGAAAGTGGAAATCCACTCATTTCATTGAAAAGATGGAGGAGTAG
- a CDS encoding alpha/beta-type small acid-soluble spore protein, whose amino-acid sequence MANNNSNNSNQLLVPGVQQALDQMKYEIAQEFGVQLGADATSRANGSVGGEITKRLVSMAESQLGGGAR is encoded by the coding sequence ATGGCAAACAACAACAGCAACAACTCAAATCAATTATTAGTACCTGGAGTACAACAAGCACTTGATCAAATGAAGTACGAAATTGCTCAAGAATTTGGAGTACAATTAGGAGCTGACGCAACTTCTCGTGCAAACGGTTCTGTTGGTGGAGAAATCACTAAGCGTCTAGTTTCTATGGCAGAAAGCCAACTTGGTGGAGGAGCACGCTAA